From Lonchura striata isolate bLonStr1 chromosome 3, bLonStr1.mat, whole genome shotgun sequence, one genomic window encodes:
- the RNF8 gene encoding E3 ubiquitin-protein ligase RNF8 isoform X1: protein MAVRGVPCLAWCLRRVGASGDWLLLEAGTQVTVGRGLDNTYQLVSKTCPLMISRKHCVFQQNAEGQWTVKDNKSLNGVWLNKQRLDPSKVYPIAEGDRIELGVPLENRETAEYEYEVIKDEWEKIRPFLAQRSDLGKAKCSRPKRKFSLEELETCESESFSNSKCKRDRMSCANEPLDKSWVQAEEARRLTEKMDVKLPAPGPSEGYSDPVHGSPVHSKKAVTLPQKDQKGCGLVESWTGLKKLKKSLEDTMKLKVKVQEKQTAVLNVKQKCRKCDQKEMLVMEQELQELQNQLCMEQEHQQQQVEKLERTLCKEQQKLEGEKCQQGEENLKEQLAQVLQEHHALMEELNRNKRDFEEIIQAKNKELEETKEEKEKVRAQKEEVLNQMNDVLENELQCTICSEHFIEAVTLNCAHSFCSYCIKEWTKRKVECPICRQEIKSKTRSLVLDNCINRMVEKLDVEMKERRLSLIRERKEKQNVVVKPATNSDSSVPSTTYSILSMSNCDSEDSEEDSSYSESYYVI from the exons ATGGCGGTGCGCGGCGTGCCGTGCCTGGCCTGGTGCCTCCGCCGAGTCGGGGCCAGCGGCGACTGGCTCCTGCTGGAGGCCGGCACGCAG GTGACTGTTGGCCGAGGATTAGATAACACGTACCAGCTGGTGTCAAAAACCTGTCCCTTGATGATCTCTCGTAAGCACTGTGTCTTCCAGCAGAATGCAGAAGGGCAGTGGACTGTCAAGGATAACAAG AGTCTAAATGGAGTTTGGCTTAATAAACAGCGCCTGGATCCATCAAAAGTCTATCCGATTGCTGAAGGAGACCGTATCGAGTTGGGAGTGCCTTTGGAAAACAGAGAGACTGCTGAATATGAGTACGAAGTAATTAAAGACGAATGGGAGAAAATTAGACCCTTTTTAGCCCAAAGAAGTGACCTGGGGAAAGCTAAGTGTTCAAGACCTAAACGTAAATTTAGTTTGGAGGAATTGGAGACATGTGAATCAGAAAGCTTCTCAAACTCCAAATGCAAAAGAGACAGAATGTCCTGTGCCAATGAACCTTTAGATAAATCATGGGTACAGGCAGAAGAGGCCAGACGGCTAACAGAGAAGATGGATGTCAagctgcctgctcctgggcCCAGTGAGGGGTATAGTGATCCAGTGCATGGTAGCCCTGTTCACTCCAAGAAAGCTGTGACTCTCCCCCAGAAGGACCAGAAAGGCTGTGGTCTTGTAGAGTCATGGACTGGCTtgaaaaagctgaagaaatcTCTGGAAGATACAATGAAATTAAAGGTCAAAGTGCAGGAGAAGCAGACTGCAGTTCTGAATGTGAAGCAGAAATGCAGGAAGTGTGATCAGAAGGAGATGCTAGTaatggagcaggagctgcaggagttgCAGAACCAGCTCTGCATGGAACAagagcatcagcagcagcaggtggaaAAGCTGGAGAGGACATTATGTAAAGAGCAGCAGAAGCTAGAG GGAGAAAAGTGTCAACAAGGGGAGGAAAATCTGAAGGAACAGCTGGCCCAGGTCCTGCAAGAG CATCATGCTTTGATGGAAGAACTGAATCGTAATAAAAGAGATTTTGAGGAGATAATTCAAGCCAAGAATAAAGAACTGGAAGAAACCAAG gaggagaaggaaaaggtgaGAGCTCAAAAAGAAGAGGTGTTGAATCAGATGAATGATGTGTTGGAGAATGAGTTGCAGTGCACAATCTGTTCTGAACACTTTATCGAG GCAGTCACTCTGAACTGTGCACACAGCTTCTGCTCCTACTGTATCAAGGAGTGGACAAAACGTAAAGTGGAGTGCCCTATCTGCAGGCAGGAGATCAAATCAAAGACACGCTCTCTGGTGCTGGATAACTGCATTAACAGGATGGTAGAAAAACTGGATGTGGAAATGAAAGAGCGTCGCCTAAGCCTTATCAGAGAGCGGAAAG AGAAACAGAATGTGGTGGTGAAACCAGCAACAAACAGTGACAGCAGTGTCCCGTCTACCACCTACTCCATCTTGTCAATGAGCAACTGTGACAGTGAGGACTCTGAGGAGGATTCTTCCTATAGTGAAAGCTACTATGTTATCTGA
- the RNF8 gene encoding E3 ubiquitin-protein ligase RNF8 isoform X2 — protein sequence MAVRGVPCLAWCLRRVGASGDWLLLEAGTQVTVGRGLDNTYQLVSKTCPLMISRKHCVFQQNAEGQWTVKDNKSLNGVWLNKQRLDPSKVYPIAEGDRIELGVPLENRETAEYEYEVIKDEWEKIRPFLAQRSDLGKAKCSRPKRKFSLEELETCESESFSNSKCKRDRMSCANEPLDKSWVQAEEARRLTEKMDVKLPAPGPSEGYSDPVHGSPVHSKKAVTLPQKDQKGCGLVESWTGLKKLKKSLEDTMKLKVKVQEKQTAVLNVKQKCRKCDQKEMLVMEQELQELQNQLCMEQEHQQQQVEKLERTLCKEQQKLEGEKCQQGEENLKEQLAQVLQEHHALMEELNRNKRDFEEIIQAKNKELEETKEEKEKVRAQKEEVLNQMNDVLENELQCTICSEHFIEAVTLNCAHSFCSYCIKEWTKRKVECPICRQEIKSKTRSLVLDNCINRMVEKLDVEMKERRLSLIRERKGERETECGGETSNKQ from the exons ATGGCGGTGCGCGGCGTGCCGTGCCTGGCCTGGTGCCTCCGCCGAGTCGGGGCCAGCGGCGACTGGCTCCTGCTGGAGGCCGGCACGCAG GTGACTGTTGGCCGAGGATTAGATAACACGTACCAGCTGGTGTCAAAAACCTGTCCCTTGATGATCTCTCGTAAGCACTGTGTCTTCCAGCAGAATGCAGAAGGGCAGTGGACTGTCAAGGATAACAAG AGTCTAAATGGAGTTTGGCTTAATAAACAGCGCCTGGATCCATCAAAAGTCTATCCGATTGCTGAAGGAGACCGTATCGAGTTGGGAGTGCCTTTGGAAAACAGAGAGACTGCTGAATATGAGTACGAAGTAATTAAAGACGAATGGGAGAAAATTAGACCCTTTTTAGCCCAAAGAAGTGACCTGGGGAAAGCTAAGTGTTCAAGACCTAAACGTAAATTTAGTTTGGAGGAATTGGAGACATGTGAATCAGAAAGCTTCTCAAACTCCAAATGCAAAAGAGACAGAATGTCCTGTGCCAATGAACCTTTAGATAAATCATGGGTACAGGCAGAAGAGGCCAGACGGCTAACAGAGAAGATGGATGTCAagctgcctgctcctgggcCCAGTGAGGGGTATAGTGATCCAGTGCATGGTAGCCCTGTTCACTCCAAGAAAGCTGTGACTCTCCCCCAGAAGGACCAGAAAGGCTGTGGTCTTGTAGAGTCATGGACTGGCTtgaaaaagctgaagaaatcTCTGGAAGATACAATGAAATTAAAGGTCAAAGTGCAGGAGAAGCAGACTGCAGTTCTGAATGTGAAGCAGAAATGCAGGAAGTGTGATCAGAAGGAGATGCTAGTaatggagcaggagctgcaggagttgCAGAACCAGCTCTGCATGGAACAagagcatcagcagcagcaggtggaaAAGCTGGAGAGGACATTATGTAAAGAGCAGCAGAAGCTAGAG GGAGAAAAGTGTCAACAAGGGGAGGAAAATCTGAAGGAACAGCTGGCCCAGGTCCTGCAAGAG CATCATGCTTTGATGGAAGAACTGAATCGTAATAAAAGAGATTTTGAGGAGATAATTCAAGCCAAGAATAAAGAACTGGAAGAAACCAAG gaggagaaggaaaaggtgaGAGCTCAAAAAGAAGAGGTGTTGAATCAGATGAATGATGTGTTGGAGAATGAGTTGCAGTGCACAATCTGTTCTGAACACTTTATCGAG GCAGTCACTCTGAACTGTGCACACAGCTTCTGCTCCTACTGTATCAAGGAGTGGACAAAACGTAAAGTGGAGTGCCCTATCTGCAGGCAGGAGATCAAATCAAAGACACGCTCTCTGGTGCTGGATAACTGCATTAACAGGATGGTAGAAAAACTGGATGTGGAAATGAAAGAGCGTCGCCTAAGCCTTATCAGAGAGCGGAAAGGTGAGAG AGAAACAGAATGTGGTGGTGAAACCAGCAACAAACAGTGA